The region ggctcctcccctagggcagccgcccctcccgccttgggaggcaagtttcctaggggtgggagcacacaaacccatctagggtttcccctgtggccgccacccatcccctagggaaccctagggcgcctcctccaccacccttccccctatatatagtgaggaagagagagggcagccgcacccttcccctggcgcagcccttccctcctccaaacttcctcctcctccgtagtgcttagcgaagctctgccggagaaccacgagctccatcaccaccacgtcatcgtgctgtcggagttctccctcaacttctcctctccccttgatggatcaagaaggaggagacgtccccgggttgtacgtgtgttgaacgcggaggcgccgtccgttcggtgctagatcggatcttccgcgatttgaatcgccgcaagtacgactccttcatccatgttcttgcaacgcttccgtatcgcgatcttcaagggtatgaagatgcactcccctctctctcgttggtagtcactccatagattgatcttggtgatgcgtagaaaattttgaatttctgctacgttcccaaacagtggtatcagagccaggtttattgcgtagattttatgcacaagtagaacacaagtagttgtgggcgttggcttGTCAATttccttaccgttactagtcctatcttgtttcggtggtattgtgggatgaagcgtcccagaccgaccttacacgtacgcttacgtgagacaggttccaccgactgacatgcacttgttgcataaaggtggctagcgggtgccagtctctcccactttagtcggatcggattcgatgaaaaggctccttatgaagggtaaatagcaattggcatatcacgttgttgttttggcataggtaagaaacgttcttgctagaaacctatagcagccacgtaaaaaacatgcaacaacaattagaggacggctgacggtgtcctggactagggggtactcaacgcgtcgtctcccgatcagttggattgggccgaggacccccatggccgtatactcatgggccagtccggacagctggcgcatacaaggaagaatccacaagactcggcgatcaagacaaggactcctcccccaccggcgtattcggctaggactcttgttatcctaggcctctggtgcattatataaaccggagccaggctagtcgatagacatatacaacaacaatcataccataggctagcttctagggtttagcctctctgatctcgtggtagatcaactcttgtactacccatatcgtcaatattaatcaagcacgagtaggcactactggaatcagggttTTTGCCGTCTGCCAGTTTTTTGCCGTCTgcttgcggacggcaaagaaggtctttgccatcagctaccaaacaacagacgacaaagaacttgcagacggcaaagaaggtctttgccatctgtcatttctttgccgtctgctggcagatggcaaagaatttttgccatctgccagcggacggcaaagaggtgtcAACGTATGCCAGTACACTGCAACGGTccaccccctctttgccgtctgctggcggacggcaaagattctttgccatctgctggcggacggcaaagagggggctaTCTTTTTTCTGCGGGTAAAAGAAAACCGTTGCCCCCACCTCCTCTAtctctatcccctctctctccgctCCTGCCCCACAGCCGAGcgccgcccaaccccgcctccCTCGACCCCGCGCCATTGCGCCACCTCGCCTCCGCCCGCCGGTGCGCGCCGCCACCTTACCGGACCCCAGGAGCCCCGCCGCCTCACGCTGCCGCCTGCGCCGCatcgcgcgccgccccgccgcggaaGCCTCGTCGCCTGTCGCCCCGACctcgagatccgccgccgccatggGAGCCGAGCACCGAGCTCCTCTGCGCCCCACCCGcgtccccgcgtcgccgccgccgccccacgctgCCTCGCgtccagatccggccgcgggaggtcCCTCTCCCCCGATGCacctccgcctctccctctcctcaTCTTCTCCCAATGCGCCGCTGCCACCGCCTCCGCCTATCCCCATCTTCTCCCGCCCAGCCACCGCCTCTGGgctctggcggcggcggcagcggcctcTGGTGGCGGAGCAGGTGGGGGGAGATGGTGGCGGCGGCACCGTGCGCCTCGCGGAGGTCGTTTAGGGACTCGCTCAAGGTGCTGGAGGCGGACATCCAGCACGCCAACACCTTGTCAgtcccctccccctctccccccaAATTAAAGGACCAAATTTCTTCAATTTCTTCCGGGTTTGGGGTGTGTGTTGTTTATACGATGTGCTGAAATCCTCTGTCTCTGGTGCTGTGCTGCAGGGCGTCGGAGTGCTCGCGGGACTACGATGGGGCGTGCCTGCAGATGCGCATGTCCTACAGCCCCGCCGCGcgcatcttcctcttcctcctgcAGCGGGCCGACTGCAGCCTCGCCGGCGCCCTCGGCCTCCTCAGGATCCCCATCTAGTACAAGGTTATCTTCTCTTCTGTCTCCGTGCATGTGGTTCCCTTCCAGAATTTGTGCCATACATATTGGGCTGACAGTGCTCGTTCTGCTTGTGGTCTTACCATCTTGCCTCTGCTT is a window of Triticum dicoccoides isolate Atlit2015 ecotype Zavitan chromosome 2B, WEW_v2.0, whole genome shotgun sequence DNA encoding:
- the LOC119360412 gene encoding formin-like protein 5, yielding MRISKPEILRKPLPPPPLSLSPLSPLLPHSRAPPNPASLDPAPLRHLASARRCAPPPYRTPGAPPPHAAACAASRAAPPRKPRRLSPRPRDPPPPWEPSTELLCAPPASPRRRRRPTLPRVQIRPREVPLPRCTSASPSPHLLPMRRCHRLRLSPSSPAQPPPLGSGGGGSGLWWRSRWGEMVAAAPCASRRSFRDSLKVLEADIQHANTLASECSRDYDGACLQMRMSYSPAARIFLFLLQRADCSLAGALGLLRIPI